The genomic segment CGAGAAGTTCGAATATGCCAAAAAAGCGATAGATTTGAATGCGTTTTCATTTGTGTTGAAGCCGATTGTAGACGAGGAGCTCGTAGGCGCCCTGCAGCGAATCGTCGAAGACAAGAAGCGCAAAATGCGCGAGGTTGACGAGCGTGCCCAGTTGGAGGAAGCCTTGCAGGCAAGCATGCCATTGTTAAAGGAACGCTTTGTGCGCAGCTGGTTCGCGGGGCTCGGCGGCGACGACGAGAAGATCGAAGCGCAGCTGCGCTTCTTCTCCTTGCCCGTGCCGACCGGTCCCTATGCGGTGCTGGCGGTAGAGCTGGACGATCCGGGCGCCCGCTTCGACGAAGCGCCCGTGGCGGAGCGGGAGCTGCTGCTGCTGCGCGTATCGGACATCGTGAAAAGAGCGGTGGCGGATCGTCCGGGCTGTCTGATCTGCAAAGCGGAGGGCTTGCGCTGGGGCGTTGGCCTGTTCGACAGCCAGGCGGAAGAGGACGCAGCCTCGACGTCGGATCGGGCATTCGCCGCGGCCGAGCGGATCTGGCAGGAGGCGGCCGAAGCGGGGCTCAGCCTGACGATCGGCATTGGCAGTCCGGTATGCGGACTGGCCCGGCTGGCGGAAGGCTACCGGCAGGCTTCGCAGGCGCTGTCGCACAAGTTCCGGCTTGGTCACGGGCAGCTGATCAGCGCGGACGAAGTCGAACAGAGCGGCGAAACGGACGAAAGCGGCGGACGCCTGTCCCAAGGGATGATGGACGAGGTGAACCGGGCGCTGCTAAGCGGAGAGGCGGAGCGATTCGCCGACAGGCTGCTTGCCGATGGCGGCGTGCGCGGCGCGCATGCCGTTCGCGGGCTATGTCTCGGCATCGTCTCCTGCGTCCAGCTGCTGCTCAGCGAACGCAATCTGGATCTGGCGCAGAGCGGCGCAGCGCCCGAATTCCAGTGGGAGCGGCTGCTGAAGCTGGAGACGATCGCGGATATCCGGCAGTGGCTGATCGCCTTCCTGGACGCGTCGGCCCGGTGGATGGAGGCGCAGTGCGAGCACAAGTCCGGCGCCGTCGTGCGAGAAGCCAAGCGGCTGATGGAGTCTCGCTATGACGAGCCGCTTACGATTAAGACGATATCCGACAGCCTTCACTACAGCCCGAATTATTTGAATTACGTATTCAAGCAGGAGACGGGACAGACGATCCTGGAATACTTGACGCACGTACGCATCAAGGCGGCACAGAAACTGCTCCGGGAATCGCCCGCCAAAATGTACGAGATCGCCCGCATGGTCGGCTACGGGCAGGAGACGTATTTTCGCAGCGTGTTCAAGCAGCTTACCGGGCTGACGCCCAAGGAATACCGGGAAAAGACACGGGGGCCGGGAAGCCTATGAAGGCCTGGTTCAGGGATTTGACGCTGAGGAGCAAGCTTGTCCTTACCTTTACGCTGCTGATCGCGGTTGTCGTGCTGCTCGGCGGATGGATCAACTACCGAATCGCGGAGAGCCGGATCGAACGGACGGAGACGATGCTTCTCCTGCAAAACCTGAAGCAGACGGCAGCCCTCGTCGATTACAATCTCGATTCCTATCAGCGCAAGACGGAGATCGTATTTGCCAATTCCAGCTTTCAGGAGACGCTGGCGTCCAGGTACGACGATTTCTCGTCGCTGTACGACGCTTACCGCAACCGGATATACAGCGTGCTCGAGCCCGTGCTGCTGGACATGACCTATTCGTCCACGGAGATTTTCACCGAGGGCAACGAGCTGATCAATGTCATTATTTATTCCGACAACCCGTCGCTGCCGAGGGACACGGGCATCATTCGCGATTTGACCGCCGTCCATGGCGAATCCTGGGTTCGAGCGCTGCGCGCCGCGCCAAGTCAGATTATATGGCGGGGACTGTACGAGGAGAACGGCGAGCGCTATATCTCGGTCAGCCATACGCTGAAGTCGTTCCGGACGCTTGAGGAGCTGGGCATTCTGACCATTATGATCCCCGAGGTCAAGCTGAAAAAACTGCTGGAGGAAAACAACGAAAACTCGGAGGCGGCGCTGCTGCTGTTCGATGCGGACGGAAACAGCATCGGCGCCAG from the Cohnella hashimotonis genome contains:
- a CDS encoding response regulator, producing MKFKLLIVDDFFVERETVKELISASGLELEVAGEACDGLEALAMIEREAPDFVLTDIEMPFMNGIEFAEELRRRRPGVDIIFFTYYEKFEYAKKAIDLNAFSFVLKPIVDEELVGALQRIVEDKKRKMREVDERAQLEEALQASMPLLKERFVRSWFAGLGGDDEKIEAQLRFFSLPVPTGPYAVLAVELDDPGARFDEAPVAERELLLLRVSDIVKRAVADRPGCLICKAEGLRWGVGLFDSQAEEDAASTSDRAFAAAERIWQEAAEAGLSLTIGIGSPVCGLARLAEGYRQASQALSHKFRLGHGQLISADEVEQSGETDESGGRLSQGMMDEVNRALLSGEAERFADRLLADGGVRGAHAVRGLCLGIVSCVQLLLSERNLDLAQSGAAPEFQWERLLKLETIADIRQWLIAFLDASARWMEAQCEHKSGAVVREAKRLMESRYDEPLTIKTISDSLHYSPNYLNYVFKQETGQTILEYLTHVRIKAAQKLLRESPAKMYEIARMVGYGQETYFRSVFKQLTGLTPKEYREKTRGPGSL